Part of the Crossiella cryophila genome, CATCGTCGAGGTGTACGTGAGTGCTTTGCGGCGCAAGCTGGACACGCCGTTCGGGCGGCGCACCATCGCCACCGTGCGCGGTATCGGCTACCGGCTGGTGGCCGATGACTAGGCGACTGAAGTGGTGGCCGGTGTCGGTGCGCCGCGGTACCGCGCTGGCCGCGGCGTTGCTGAGCCTGCTGGTGTTCGGCCTTGGCTGGCTGGGCATCCGCGAGTTCGTGCGGGTGCAGCTGACCGCGCACGAGCACAGCAGCACCCGCGCCCAGCTGCAGCGGATCGCCGAGGCATACCGGGTGGCCGCGCTTGGCAGTGGCCGGACCGCGCTGACCACCGCGATCCACAGCGGCGACGCCCTGTTCGAGGTGGTCACCGACACCGGCGAGACCGTGGTGCGCGCCAACACCCTGCGCAAGCTGGACCCCGCCTGGAAACCCCTGCCCCCGGCCCCGGCCGACGTCGGACCGGACTGGATCGGCACCGGTACCGCCACCCTGCGCCCCGGCAGCCATCCGCACTGGCGCGAGTACCGCGAGTACACCGTGCTGTCCACAGTGGTCGAGAACATCCCGGCCGACCTGGTCGAGCCACTCGGCCGCGAAGGGTCCACAGTGGACACCGGACTGGCGCCGACCACCTCGGCCGGCAGCTACCGGCTCACCGTGCACCTGTTCGTGCTGCCCTGGGACAGCCTGCGCACGCTGAAACTCTTCGACAACGCCCTGTTCTTCTTCACCCCCTTGGCCGTGCTGCTCTCCGCCCTGGCCGCCTGGTTCGCCGCCGGACGCGCACTGCGCCCGGTGGAGGCGATCCGCCGGGAACTCGCCGAGGTCAGCGAACGGCAGCTGGACCGGCGGGTGCCGGTGCCCGGATCCGGGGACGAGATCGCCCGGCTGGCCGGGACCACGAACGAG contains:
- a CDS encoding sensor histidine kinase; translated protein: MTRRLKWWPVSVRRGTALAAALLSLLVFGLGWLGIREFVRVQLTAHEHSSTRAQLQRIAEAYRVAALGSGRTALTTAIHSGDALFEVVTDTGETVVRANTLRKLDPAWKPLPPAPADVGPDWIGTGTATLRPGSHPHWREYREYTVLSTVVENIPADLVEPLGREGSTVDTGLAPTTSAGSYRLTVHLFVLPWDSLRTLKLFDNALFFFTPLAVLLSALAAWFAAGRALRPVEAIRRELAEVSERQLDRRVPVPGSGDEIARLAGTTNETLDRLQAAHLRQQRFVADASHELRSPLAGLRTGLEVALTHPDRADWPAVAHRSLQEVQRLQRITADLLQLAVDPAPAPSTVVDLADVVAEQVAELALSSGGPQVTSTVDGPALVRGEPVQLERLLRNLLDNAVRHAHTTVTVHLSRSATEAVLEVLDDGPGIPAADRERVFDRFARLDDARATDAGGSGLGLTLARDIARRHGGTLVVADSDTGARLIARLPVG